The Equus caballus isolate H_3958 breed thoroughbred chromosome 4, TB-T2T, whole genome shotgun sequence genome includes the window GCCCACAAGGGCAACGGGACACCAAGGCCTCCCCAGTGCCCTGTGGGGTGAAGGGCCCTgcaaaggggtgggggagggctgttGAAAGAGCCAGGAATTCTCACCTCAGCCGGAGAGAATTTGTCTGCCTGGGTCAGGAGAAGCTGCTTGAACCTGGGCGGGTGGGGAGCAGTGGGAGAGCCCGGGTGAGTGGCTGCACAGAGAGGGGGGAGGAAGGCTCCCATGATCCAGGTGACCACCCCCCAAAGAGCAGAGAGGACCCAGAGTACAGGCACCACCCTCACAAGGGGCCTCATCGCCCCGCCTGCTTCCAGCACGGCGCCCATCGTCCCCGCAGCTCCCACTCACTCATCCTTGTTCACTACGCCTTTGCCACTGGGGTCAAACATGCGGAAGGCGCTCAGGATGGCTTCCTCGGGGTCTGTCCCTGGGAGGCCAAGGGCACAGGTGAGCACCCACGTCCCGAGCTCCCCAGCCCCATCCAGGAGGGACCCAGGGTGCAGGGGGAGCCCTCCACGTCCCAGAAGAGGTGGGCTGAGGGTGTTCCCTGATACAAAGTGTCCTTCGGGGCCCAGAGAGACCGAGATGGGCTGTCCTCCTGAGAGGGGCAGGCCTGACTGGGATTCGGGATTTGGGAGTGGAGGCTGAAAGCACCTCTTCCAAACCTGAGTCAGGACTTGGGTGACCAGCGCCCATGGGTCTGGGAAGCAGGGGTGGGCTCCACATCCCCTGGGTGGGCAAGGGCCAGGTGGGGTCCAGGCAGGGTTCAAGCTCGCTGCCTCGCCAGGGGGCTCCAGACCTGCCCCAGGCTCACCGTTGAGCTTCTCTCCGAAGAGCGTGAGGAAGACGGTGAAGTTGATGGGGCCCTTCCCCTCCTGCAGCATGGCGTCCAGCTCCTCTTCTGGGACACTCACCTTCCCTGGTGGGGGTAGGGGCGTGAGATGGACACAGGGACCCTGGGTGTCCACGAGTGCGGCCCAgactgccctcccctccttcccaggTAGGGGCAGCTCTGAGTGGCGGAGGAGAGGTGGAAGTTAGGTGTGACTGGGCAGAGGCAGGTGTGAGGAGACGGCAGGCTGGGTGGGAGGCAGGCACCCACCGAGCTGGGAGTAGGTCTCCCGAAGGTCTGACTTGCAGATGATGCCATCCCGGTTCTGGTCGATGCAGCTGAAGGCCTGTGAGGTAGGGGGCCACAGTCTCCAGTTGggagcagcccccaccccagggaaggcagggggtggtgggaggagcaAGGACAGGGGCCAAGACGACTGACCTACAGAGAAGAGGGGTATATGTGGGGTGGGGGCTTCAGGATGGGTCCCAGGCTGTTGGGGGTGGGGCACTCACTTCCTTGAACTCCTGGATCTGGGCTTGCTCGAACATCGAAAAGACGTTGGAAGAGCCACGTTGGGCCTGCTTGGTGGCCCCGGCCTTGCCCCTGGTCCCCGCCTTCCTGCTGGCCTGCAAcactgtgggtggggaggggtcctCTCCCTGGCTCCCCAAAGACCCCGCAGTGCACACCCCCAGAGCATTGCAGGAGAGGCTGCTTCAGAGTCCTCTTCCTGTCCCTGGAGACCACCTCTCTGGGATCAACACAGGCACAGAAATGGCTGGCTCTGCTCCCCCAGCCCAAGGGACCGTATCTGGGAGGCCTCTGGCCTCACATCCCCCCACCTGGCACTCACCATCTTCTCTCTGCGGCAGCCTGGTTGCCACGAGGGGCCCACAGCCCCCTTTATGTCTCAGCCTTATCACCTACAACACCAAATAAGGACAGGAGGAGAGGACAGGCCCAAACTTGGCAGCCCCCGTCTGGGCTGGGGGAAGACAGGGC containing:
- the MYL7 gene encoding myosin regulatory light chain 2, atrial isoform isoform X3; this encodes MASRKAGTRGKAGATKQAQRGSSNVFSMFEQAQIQEFKEAFSCIDQNRDGIICKSDLRETYSQLGKVSVPEEELDAMLQEGKGPINFTVFLTLFGEKLNGTDPEEAILSAFRMFDPSGKGVVNKDEFKQLLLTQADKFSPAEVEQMFALTPMDLAGNIDYKSLCYIITHGDEKEE
- the MYL7 gene encoding myosin regulatory light chain 2, atrial isoform isoform X2, which produces MASRKAGTRGKAGATKQAQRGSSNVFSMFEQAQIQEFKEAFSCIDQNRDGIICKSDLRETYSQLGKVSVPEEELDAMLQEGKGPINFTVFLTLFGEKLNGTDPEEAILSAFRMFDPSGKGVVNKDEFKQLLLTQADKFSPAECLPQVEQMFALTPMDLAGNIDYKSLCYIITHGDEKEE
- the MYL7 gene encoding myosin regulatory light chain 2, atrial isoform isoform X1 produces the protein MASRKAGTRGKAGATKQAQRGSSNVFSMFEQAQIQEFKEAFSCIDQNRDGIICKSDLRETYSQLGKVSVPEEELDAMLQEGKGPINFTVFLTLFGEKLNGTDPEEAILSAFRMFDPSGKGVVNKDEFKQLLLTQADKFSPAEVTRRLPRPPWLGCAWSQELPQCLPQVEQMFALTPMDLAGNIDYKSLCYIITHGDEKEE